Proteins encoded in a region of the Mycobacteriales bacterium genome:
- a CDS encoding class I SAM-dependent methyltransferase, with the protein MVTDDALAEQVAYYRRRAEEYDETAYGDLAAAQRRIARLVGEMHPTGKVLEIACGTGLWTRALTDSANTVLAIDASPEVLAIARDRVTAANVTFAAADVFTWRSTARFDVVFFSAWLSHVPADRFAEFWRLLRDLLVENGRVLFIDEHVDERAKESYIEGRDDVVERRLNDGSSYRVIKNFVDPERLVAALREIGWECTVRRDGRDWVVGEARPCPTPARDEPAGPRHT; encoded by the coding sequence GTGGTGACCGACGATGCGCTCGCCGAGCAGGTCGCGTACTACCGCCGCCGCGCAGAGGAGTACGACGAGACGGCGTACGGCGACCTCGCCGCGGCGCAGCGGCGGATCGCCCGGCTGGTCGGCGAGATGCATCCGACCGGCAAGGTGCTCGAAATCGCCTGTGGCACCGGCTTGTGGACGCGCGCACTGACCGACTCAGCGAACACCGTGCTGGCGATCGATGCTTCCCCCGAGGTCCTCGCGATTGCCCGGGACCGCGTAACCGCCGCGAACGTCACCTTCGCGGCCGCAGACGTGTTCACGTGGAGGTCCACCGCCCGCTTCGACGTCGTCTTTTTCTCCGCGTGGCTCTCGCACGTGCCGGCCGACCGGTTCGCGGAGTTCTGGCGGTTGCTTCGGGATCTGCTGGTCGAGAACGGACGCGTGTTGTTCATCGACGAACATGTCGACGAGCGGGCGAAGGAGAGCTACATCGAGGGTCGCGACGACGTGGTCGAGCGACGGCTCAATGACGGCAGCAGCTACCGGGTGATCAAGAACTTCGTGGATCCGGAGCGCCTCGTGGCTGCGCTGCGAGAGATCGGCTGGGAGTGCACGGTCCGCCGGGACGGCCGCGACTGGGTCGTCGGTGAGGCGCGGCCATGCCCGACGCCGGCGCGAGATGAGCCCGCCGGCCCCCGCCACACATGA